AAGGAGTGAGCACCCCGGCCGGCGAAGCGGCGAGAGCGCCTCAGAAGGCGAACGCGACGCCCACGAGCACGCCGTAGACGAGCGCCGCGAGGCTCGTGAGCTGCAGCACGAGGATCAGCTCGCGCGGGGTCTTCGCCGTGATCGCGATGAGCACGCAGGGCGCCACGATCAGCAGCACGAACCACACGAGCACCATGCCGGGGTTCACGAAGCCGTAGAGCGCCGGCACCGCGAACGGCAGCAGCACGCAGACGATGTAGAGCGCGCGCGAGGCGCGGTCGCCCATGCGCACCGCGAGGGTCCTCTTGCCCGCGAGACGGTCGGTGGGGATGTCGCGCACGTTGTTGATCACGAGCACGGCCACCGCGAAGAAACCGACGCCTGCGCCGGTCACCCACGCCTCCTGGGTCTGCACGTCGGTCTGCAGGTAGACCGTGCCCACGGTCGCCACGAGCCCGAAGAAGATGAACACCATCACCTCGCCGAGACCGGCATAGCCGTAGGGCCGCTTGCCCCCCGTGTAGAACCAGGCGGCGAGGATCGCGAGCACACCGAGCGCCAGGAACCACCAGCGCTCGCTCAGCACCACCGCCACCAGCCCGGCGACCGCCGCCAGCGCGAAGAACACCAGCGCGGTCGCGAGCACCCGCTTCGGGTTCACGAGGCCCGATCCCGTGAGCCTGGCCGGGCCGACCCGGAACTCGTCGGTGCCGCGGATGCCGTCGGAGTAGTCGTTGGCGTAGTTCACGCCGATCTGCAGGAACACGGCGACGGCGAGCGCGAGCAGCGCGAGCGGCAGCGAGAAGCCCTGCACCATGTGCGCGACGCCCGAGCCGGCCGCCACCGGGGCGACCGCCAGCGGGAGTGTGCGCAGGCGCGCACCGCCCACCCAGTTGCGCCACGTGATGCGCGGCGCCTCGCCCGAGCTCACCTGCCGTTCGGCGGCCGCCCGCACCGCGGGGTTGCCCGATCTGCGCCGATCCTTCGCGTTCACTCCTGCTCCTCCCCCGCGGCGATCCGGGTCTCCCGGAAGCTCGCCCGCAGCCGATTCAGCCACTCCTCGATCGCCCGCAGATCGGGCTTGCCGCCCGCGAGGCGCGGCAGCTCGTCGGTCTCGGTGGCCCACTCGGGGGCGGCCGCGGGGCCGAGGCGATCCCGGATCGCGGCGCGCACCTCCTCGAAGGCAGCGCGCGAGGCGCCGCTGCGCGACGGAACCGTTGCGCCCGCGGCCTCGACGGCCGGGGTCTCGACCACGAGGCTCACACGCTCCCCCCACTCCGGGTGCGGTGTGCCCACCGCGACCGCGCTCGCCCAGCCCTCGAACTCGCGCACCGCGCGCTCGACCTCGTCGAGCGACACGTTGACGCCGCCCGAGATGATCACCCGGTCGATGCGGCCCGTGACCGTGAGCATGCCGCCGAGCAGCTCGCCGGCGTCGCCCGTGCGATACCAGCGGGTCGCCGATCCGTCGCGATCCCGATCCTCGACGAACCGCTGCGCGGTGAGCTCGGGATCGCCCACGTATCCCAGTGCCAGCGACGAACCGGCCAACTGCACCTCGCCCCCTCGGATTCGCACGCGCGTATCGCCGATCTCGACCCCGTCGTAGACGCAGCCGCCCGCCGTCTCGGTCATGCCGTAGCTGCGCTTCAGCGCGACCCCGAGCTCGTGCGCCCGTCGGCGCATCTCGAGCGTCACGGCCTGCCCGCCCACCAGCACGGCGTCGAAGCGGCGCAGCGCATCGGCGGCATCGAGATCCCGCTCGGCCAGGTCGAGCAGGCGCGAGAACTGCACCGGCACGAGCGACACGTAGCGGCGACGGGTCTCGAGCCCGTCGGCGGCCTCGAGCAGCGCCGCCGGGTCGAAGCCGCCCGCGACGTCGAAGAAGCGCGGCGCGATGCCCGACACCTCACTGCGCACCAGCATCTGCAACCCCGAGATCAGGTGCGCCGGCAGCGCGACGAGCCACTGGCCGTCACCGCCCAGCCGCTCGTGCGTCGCCTCGGCGCCCGCGCGCAGCGCCCCGGCCGACAGCGCGACCGCCTTCGGCACACCCCGCGAACCCGAGGTGCGCACCACGACGGCGGTGCGCTCGGGCAGCTCGGCGCCCTGCAGCGCTTCGATCGCCTGCGCATCCGCCTGCTCGTCTGCGACCGGGAGGATGGG
The genomic region above belongs to Leucobacter muris and contains:
- a CDS encoding 1,4-dihydroxy-2-naphthoate polyprenyltransferase, which encodes MNAKDRRRSGNPAVRAAAERQVSSGEAPRITWRNWVGGARLRTLPLAVAPVAAGSGVAHMVQGFSLPLALLALAVAVFLQIGVNYANDYSDGIRGTDEFRVGPARLTGSGLVNPKRVLATALVFFALAAVAGLVAVVLSERWWFLALGVLAILAAWFYTGGKRPYGYAGLGEVMVFIFFGLVATVGTVYLQTDVQTQEAWVTGAGVGFFAVAVLVINNVRDIPTDRLAGKRTLAVRMGDRASRALYIVCVLLPFAVPALYGFVNPGMVLVWFVLLIVAPCVLIAITAKTPRELILVLQLTSLAALVYGVLVGVAFAF
- a CDS encoding AMP-binding protein; this translates as MTAPNGLRTIPTDDRAWLMAALGDALSGGAPILPVADEQADAQAIEALQGAELPERTAVVVRTSGSRGVPKAVALSAGALRAGAEATHERLGGDGQWLVALPAHLISGLQMLVRSEVSGIAPRFFDVAGGFDPAALLEAADGLETRRRYVSLVPVQFSRLLDLAERDLDAADALRRFDAVLVGGQAVTLEMRRRAHELGVALKRSYGMTETAGGCVYDGVEIGDTRVRIRGGEVQLAGSSLALGYVGDPELTAQRFVEDRDRDGSATRWYRTGDAGELLGGMLTVTGRIDRVIISGGVNVSLDEVERAVREFEGWASAVAVGTPHPEWGERVSLVVETPAVEAAGATVPSRSGASRAAFEEVRAAIRDRLGPAAAPEWATETDELPRLAGGKPDLRAIEEWLNRLRASFRETRIAAGEEQE